In Hwangdonia lutea, a single window of DNA contains:
- a CDS encoding pyridoxamine 5'-phosphate oxidase family protein, with amino-acid sequence MIQNLDLKESRFILENNYIGHLSYIYQNKPFVVPITYYFDKNNNAIICYSGEGHKIIAMRKNNAVSLQVAEISTINHWKSVLVHGKFEQQFGSGAKAYLHAFSLGVKDVIIEKEHTKLDFISEFSSKIFKGNTPIVFLIKIEHITGKKRKALNI; translated from the coding sequence ATGATACAAAATTTAGATCTAAAAGAAAGCCGCTTTATCCTTGAGAACAATTATATAGGGCATTTGTCGTACATCTATCAAAATAAGCCTTTTGTGGTGCCCATTACCTATTATTTCGACAAAAATAACAACGCCATTATTTGTTATTCGGGTGAAGGTCATAAAATAATTGCGATGAGAAAAAACAACGCCGTATCTCTTCAAGTTGCAGAAATATCAACCATTAACCATTGGAAATCGGTATTGGTTCACGGTAAGTTCGAACAGCAATTTGGTAGCGGTGCCAAGGCGTATCTTCATGCGTTTTCATTAGGTGTTAAGGATGTAATTATTGAAAAAGAGCATACAAAACTAGATTTTATCAGCGAGTTTTCAAGTAAAATTTTTAAAGGAAACACCCCTATTGTTTTCTTAATTAAGATAGAACATATTACCGGTAAAAAAAGGAAAGCATTAAATATCTAA